A single window of Channa argus isolate prfri chromosome 2, Channa argus male v1.0, whole genome shotgun sequence DNA harbors:
- the LOC137106946 gene encoding macrophage mannose receptor 1-like, producing MMMTKSSLLVPFLLVLLACSMSGLGSVLVKSLVPIQNHYTWREARTFCKSSYTDLAIIYNQSDVETLKLNNYHAWFRLRKQFTHNYSYWIWPNEEHFHFYPWATKKTKPNNTCVYVSYEERRFYGTGCEKYYFFICDKDGNHKYIFINQSKTWSDAQQYCRKLYNDLAIIKYNYLDSAVNEQDFPLWTGLYRDGTTWKWSTGLSDYTNWAPNQEGDNGDCVAIYSLKKTLTTQNCSDRYPFICVKDNLVLVKKNKTWKEALEYCKTFTSRNNNSYQLVSVQPGEEHNYVMSKVTEADTDEVWTGLRFLAGNWFWINGADMMFSDLPTRPVPWQHCGAFSKNNTGTLETRDCLDIKNFLCYSTP from the exons ATGATGATGACGAAGAGCAGCCTCCTAGTACCattcctcctcgtcctcctcgcCTGTTCCATGTCTGGCCTGGGATCAGTGCTGGTGAAAAGTTTGGTGCCGATCCAAAACCATTACACCTGGCGGGAGGCCCGAACATTCTGCAAGAG CTCCTACACCGACTTGGCCATCATCTACAATCAGTCAGATGTAGAAACTTTGAAATTGAACAATTATCATGCATGGTTCCGCCTGCGCAAGCAATTTACCCACAACTACAGCTATTGGATTTGGCCTAATGAAGAACATTTCCATTTCTACCCGTGGGCAACAAAGAAGACAAAGCCTAATAATACCTGTGTTTACGTCAGTTACGAGGAAAGAAG GTTTTATGGCACTGGTTGTGAAAAATATTACTTCTTCATCTGTGACAAAGACGGCAATCACAAGTACATATTTATAAATCAGTCAAAGACCTGGTCTGACGCTCAGCAGTACTGCAGGAAGCTGTACAATGATCTGGCCATTATTAAATACAACTACCTGGACTCAGCTGTCAATGAGCAGGACTTCCCCCTCTGGACTGGACTGTACAGAGATG GAACCACATGGAAGTGGAGCACAGGCTTGTCTGACTACACAAACTGGGCCCCAAACCAGGAAGGGGACAACGGAGACTGCGTCGCCATCTACTCTCTGAAAAAAACCCTCACTACCCAAAACTGCTCCGATCGGTATCCCTTCATCTGTGTCAAGGACAACCTGGTCCTCGTGAAGAAGAATAAGACCTGGAAGGAGGCGCTGGAATACTGCAAAACCTTCACGTCTCGAAATAACAATTCCTACCAGCTGGTCAGTGTGCAGCCCGGAGAAGAACACAACTACGTGATGAGCAAGGTCACGGAGGCCGACACTGATGAG GTGTGGACAGGTCTACGTTTCCTGGCTGGTAACTGGTTTTGGATCAACGGTGCAGACATGATGTTCTCTGACCTGCCCACCCGCCCCGTCCCCTGGCAGCACTGTGGAGCCTTTTCCAAGAATAACACGGGCACTTTGGAGACCAGAGACTGTTTGGACATAAAGAACTTCCTGTGTTACAGCACCCCATGA